The Puntigrus tetrazona isolate hp1 chromosome 23, ASM1883169v1, whole genome shotgun sequence genome has a segment encoding these proteins:
- the pink1 gene encoding LOW QUALITY PROTEIN: serine/threonine-protein kinase PINK1, mitochondrial (The sequence of the model RefSeq protein was modified relative to this genomic sequence to represent the inferred CDS: deleted 1 base in 1 codon) encodes MSVKHALGRGLELGRSLLQLGLFKPAGRVAAKLRGERLRVSRSTRTVQPQTFLPARYRFFRLSLSGLAAQLQSGALRRVAGGGAPRNRGVFLAFGLGLGLVEQQQEEDRTSAALCREIQAVFRKKKFQTPLKSFTSGYKLEDYVIGKQIGKGCNAAVYEAAAPFSAPAESGKCSLVELNQKETDDDDKTAGPLRFSAKPSFPLAVKMMWNIGAGSSSDAILRSMSMELVPACPQALRKEQGEIALDGRFGMVPKRLTAHPNVVAVYRAFTAEVPLLPGAQEEYPDVLPARLNPLGLGSNRTLFLVMKNYPCSLREYLGVCVPDRMQASLMLLQLLEGVDHLGKQGIAHRDLKSDNVLLEFDSSGCPRLVITDFGCCLAEDFGLKLPFNSCWVNRGGNACLMAPEVATAVPGPGVMIDYSKADAWAVGAMAYELFGQPNPFYSSEGLESRSYQEQQLPPLPAAVPEDVQLVVKLLLRRNTHKRPSARVAANMLHMSLWGRRALSSLDRTRMDELSDWLLCQSAVVLLKGRGSGGSSVEAELQRCFLANIDLEDLRCAARFLAYGQEQWKSLLAHYTDP; translated from the exons ATGTCAGTGAAACATGCTCTCGGTCGGGGGTTGGAGCTGGGGAGGTCGCTTCTCCAGCTGGGGCTGTTCAAACCAGCCGGCCGCGTGGCAGCGAAGCTCCGCGGCGAGAGGCTGCGTGTGTCCCGCTCGACCCGCACCGTCCAGCCGCAGACCTTCCTGCCCGCTCGATACCGCTTCTTCCGGCTGTCTCTCAGCGGGCTGGCCGCGCAGCTCCAGTCTGGGGCTCTCAGGAGAGTGGCTGGAGGTGGTGCTCCCAGAAACAGAGGTGTTTTTCTGGCTTTTGGGCTGGGTTTGGGGCTGGTTGAACAGCAGCAGGAGGAGGACAGGACAAGCGCTGCTCTGTGTCGGGAGATACAG GCCGTATTCAGAAAGAAGAAGTTTCAGACCCCTCTGAAGTCTTTTACATCGGGGTACAAGTTGGAGGACTATGTGATTGGGAAACAGATCGGGAAAGGTTGCAACGCGGCGGTGTATGAGGCAGCGGCTCCGTTCTCGGCCCCTGCGGAGAGCGGGAAGTGTTCACTGGTGGAACTCAACCAGAAAGAAACGGATGATGACGATAAGACAGCAGGACCCCTTCGATTCTCAGCTAAACCCAGCTTTCCCTTAGCTGTCAAAATGATGTGGAACATTGGG GCTGGTTCATCAAGCGATGCCATTCTGCGCTCTATGTCTATGGAGTTGGTTCCTGCTTGTCCACAGGCTTTAAGGAAAGAGCAAGGAGAGATCGCTTTAGATGG CCGTTTTGGAATGGTGCCTAAAAGACTGACTGCTCATCCCAACGTGGTCGCAGTGTACCGGGCCTTCACCGCTGAGGTCCCGCTGCTGCCCGGAGCTCAGGAGGAGTACCCCGATGTCCTGCCTGCCCGGCTCAATCCGCTGGGTTTAGGCAGCAATCGCACGCTGTTCCTGGTCATGAAGAA TTACCCGTGCAGCTTGCGGGAGTACCTGGGGGTGTGTGTGCCCGACCGGATGCAGGCGTCTCTCATGCTGCTACAGCTGCTAGAAGGGGTGGATCACCTGGGCAAGCAGGGCATCGCTCACAGAGACCTCAAATCAGACAATGTGCTCCTGGAATTTGACAGCT ctgGGTGTCCCAGACTGGTGATCACTGACTTTGGCTGTTGTCTGGCAGAGGATTTTGGCCTCAAGCTGCCCTTCAACAGCTGCTGGGTTAACAGAGGAGGAAACGCCTGTCTGATGGCACCTGAG GTGGCCACAGCAGTTCCAGGACCTGGGGTGATGATAGATTACAGTAAAGCAGACGCCTGGGCTGTAGGTGCCATGGCCTATGAGCTCTTCGGTCAGCCGAACCCCTTCTACAGCTCAGAGGGACTGGAGAGTCGCAGTTATCAGGAACAACagcttcctcctcttcctgctgCTGTACCTGAGGATGTACAGCTAGTAGTGAAGCTACTGCTGCGCAGA AACACTCATAAG CGGCCCAGTGCACGTGTGGCTGCTAACATGCTTCACATGAGCCTGTGGGGCAGGCGAGCGTTGTCCAGCTTGGATCGGACCAGAATGGACGAGCTGTCGGACTGGCTGCTGTGTCAGTCAGCTGTGGTGCTGCTGAAGGGCCGAGGGTCCGGCGGGAGCTCCGTGGAAGCCGAACTCCAGAGATGCTTCCTCGCCAACATAGACCTGGAGGACCTCCGCTGCGCAGCCCGCTTCCTCGCGTACGGACAAGAGCAGTGGAAGTCCCTGCTAGCACACTACACTGACCCCTAG
- the LOC122328575 gene encoding cytidine deaminase-like, with the protein MNRYNPKELVRKSQEAKEQAYCPYSKFRVGAAVLTSDGKVFTVYSTVFLTGCNVENASYPLGLCAERTAISKAVSEGYTGFKAIAIASDLKDSFISPCGACRQFMREFGSQWEVYMSKSDGSHELMTVEELLPRSFGPDDLKIGKDPVGNSKM; encoded by the exons ATGAATCGCTATAACCCGAAAGAGCTCGTTCGGAAATCTCAGGAAGCCAAAGAACAGGCGTATTGCCCCTACAGCAAGTTCAGAGTTGGAGCAGCTGTCTTAACAAGCGATGGAAAAGTGTTCACAG TCTACAGTACTGTTTTCTTAACAGGTTGTAACGTAGAGAACGCCAGCTATCCTCTTGGACTGTGTGCTGAGAGGACTGCCATCTCTAAAGCTGTGTCTGAGGGATACACCGGCTTCAAAGCCATCGCAATTGCCAG CGACCTCAAGGATAGCTTTATTTCTCCATGTGGAGCCTGCAGGCAGTTCATGAGAGAG TTCGGCTCACAGTGGGAAGTTTATATGTCAAAATCTGATGGATCTCACGAGCTGATGACAGTGGAGGAGCTCCTGCCGCGTTCATTTGGCCCTGATGACCTGAAAATCGGAAAAGACCCTGTTGGCAATtcgaaaatgtaa
- the LOC122328417 gene encoding cytidine deaminase-like — protein MNSCSPEALVRKSQEAKEQAYCPYSKFRVGAAVLTSDGKVFTGCNVENACYTAGLCAERTAISKAVSEGHKSFRAIAIASDLEDRFISPCGACRQFMREFGSQWDVYMSKSDGSYKLVTVEELLPCSFGPEDLRAKENY, from the exons ATGAATAGCTGCAGTCCAGAAGCGCTTGTTCGGAAATCTCAGGAAGCCAAAGAACAGGCGTATTGCCCCTACAGCAAGTTCAGAGTTGGAGCAGCTGTCTTAACAAGCGATGGAAAAGTGTTCACAG GTTGTAATGTAGAGAATGCATGCTACACCGCTGGACTGTGTGCTGAGAGGACTGCCATCTCTAAAGCTGTGTCTGAGGGACATAAGAGCTTCCGTGCCATCGCAATTGCCAG TGACCTTGAAGATCGCTTTATTTCTCCATGTGGAGCCTGTAGGCAGTTCATGAGAGAG TTCGGCTCGCAGTGGGACGTTTATATGTCAAAATCTGATGGATCTTATAAACTGGTGACAGTGGAGGAGCTCCTGCCGTGTTCATTTGGCCCTGAAGACCTGAGGgcaaaagaaaactattaa